GATCGTGCTTGTCCCGCAATACCTTCCCGAAGAGCCCGTCGAGCGTCGTATCCGGCATGAGGTCCTTGACCGTGCCGGCATCCCCTATCTGCTGGTGCCGATCCCGCCGCAATGGCGCAGTCCGACACACTATCACCCGACCCGCGAAGGCGCGCTGAGGATTGCCGAGCGGATCAGCGAGGACCTTTCGAACAACGATAAAGCTATCCTCGTCGATGCCGATCATCATATGGTCACACATATGGGATCAATCCTCATGGGCGAGCATTCTGGAGGATAGTGGCGCCAACGGCGCGGTCCGAAGATTGACCCGACAAGGAAAGGTTGCACTTAGCGATGCCATCTCCGAAACATCAAATTGGGATTATCGTCGGCAGCCTTCGGCGCGACAGCATCAATCGCAAGATCGCGAACTCCATCGCCGCTTTCACCAGCGACTGGCTCGAGTGCGATTTCATCGAAATCGGTGATCTACCGCTTTACAATGAGGACGATGAAGGAAATCCGGCACCGGCGGTCCAGACATTCCGAGATCGGGTCAGGGTGGTCGACGGCGTGCTATTCGTCACGCCAGAATACAATCGCGGCGTGCCGGGCGTGCTCAAGAATGCGATCGATATCGGGTCACGCCCCTATGGTCAGAGCGTATGGGACAAAAAACCCGCAGCGGTCGTCACGGTGTCGCCCGGCGCCATTGGCGGTTTCGGTTCCAACCACCACCTCCGGCAATATAGCGTGTTTCTGAACATGCCGATGATGCAGCAGCCGGAGGCCTATATCGGTCAGGTCGGTGGTGAGAGCTTCGATACG
The window above is part of the Novosphingobium sp. G106 genome. Proteins encoded here:
- a CDS encoding NADPH-dependent FMN reductase, which encodes MHLAMPSPKHQIGIIVGSLRRDSINRKIANSIAAFTSDWLECDFIEIGDLPLYNEDDEGNPAPAVQTFRDRVRVVDGVLFVTPEYNRGVPGVLKNAIDIGSRPYGQSVWDKKPAAVVTVSPGAIGGFGSNHHLRQYSVFLNMPMMQQPEAYIGQVGGESFDTTGQLRDGPLKDLVIKVAQAFADWVDLIIRGKMLISEDAAHSARS